In Symbiobacterium terraclitae, the sequence CAGGGGTGCTCTGGTTCCCCCTGCCCGGATTGCTCTGGCTGCCACGTCCCCGGTTGTCCTGGTTTCCCTTGCCCGGGTTCCCCTGGCCCCGGTTGTCCTCGTCTCCCTTGCCCGGGGTGCCCTGGCTCCCCTTGCCCGGGGCGTCCTGGTTCCCCTTGCCCGGGGCGTCCTGGTTCCCCCTGCCCGGGGGGTCCTGGTTCCCCCTGCCCGGGGCGTCCTGGTTCCCCCTGCCCGGGGGGTCCTGGTTCCCCCTGCCCGGGGTGCCCTGGCTCCCCTTGCCCGGGGCGTCCTGGTTCCCCCTGCCCGGGGTGTCCTGGTTCCCCCTGCCCGGGTTGTCCTGGCTCCCCTTGCCCGGAGTGCCCTGGTTCCCCTTGCCCGGGTTGTCCTGGCTCCCCTTGCCCGGAGTGCCCTGGTTCCCCTTGCCCGGGATGCCCGGGTTGCTCTGGGGGCCCTGTCCCGGTCCGTTCCGGTTCCCCTTGCCCCGGTCATCCCTGTCCGAGTTGGCCTTGCCCGGGTCCTTCAGATCGCCCTTGCCGGGGTTGCTCTGGCTGTCCCTGCCCGAGCCGCCCTGGTTGCTCTGGTTCGAGTTGCTCTGGTTGCCCTTGCCGGAGTTGCTCGGGTTGCTCTTGCCGGAGTTACCCGGAGTCCCCTTTCCGGAGTTGCTCGGGTTGTCCTTGCCCGAGTTGCTCGGATTCCCCATGCCCTGGTTCTTCTCATTCCCCTTGCCCTGGTTCTTCTCGTTCCCCTTGCCCCGGTCGTCCTCTTTCGCCTTGCCGTTCTTACCGGGGTTGTCCTGGTTCCACCACCCGAGGTTGCCCAGGTTCCAGTTGCCGGGGAGGATCTGGTTCCACCAGCCCGAGATGGCCTGGTTCCCCTTGCCCGGGTCCTTCTCGCTCCCCTTGCCCGGGTTCTTCTCGTTCCCCTTTCCGGACTGGGGGCCATCGGCGCCGTCCTCCCGGTCGCTGCGCCCGGCGTTGCCCGGGCCGGGATTGCCCCGGCCGGACTTGCCTGCCCCGGCGCCGTCGGCGTCCCCGCCCGAGCCGCCGCTGCCGGTGGCCGGAACCGCCTCGCTGCGGCGCTGTTCGGCCCGGCTGAGGATCTCGCTGGGGCTCACGCCCAGCTCCTTCAGGAACGTCCCCGGAGGCGCCGTCCGGATGGCCTCAGCGGTCACCTCGGGGTGCTCAGCCTGGAGCTCCTCCAGGAGGATCAGGCGAGGCAGGGTGAGGTCCTGCTTGCGGGCCTCCTCCACCTCCGCCGCGGTCGCCGGCAGCACCGCCACCCCGGTGCGGGGCGCCTCACCCAGACTCTCGGCCTGGGCGGCCACCACGGTCTGCAGGGCGGTGCGGGACCGCTCCACGATGCGCTGCGAGAGCACATCCGGCAGCCCCCTGTCGGACAACGGGGCCACGGCCATCACCACGGCGCTCGCCTCGGAGACGGGGTTCAACTTGCCGAGGGCGACAGCCCTGGTGGCGATCGCCGCGGCGACGTCCTCCACCGGCTTCCGCCGCCACGCGACCTCGTCCAGCACTTCCTGGCCGTCGGGGTTGAGCCCTTCGGCGGCGATCACCAACCGCCGGCCGTTGGCGGTGAGCTGGATGGACGGGTTGATATCAATCACGATGAGTGCCGCGGGCTGCGCCAGGCTCCACTGCCAGTAGCCCACGGGCGGGAGGAGCAGCAGCAGTACCGCCGCAGCCGCCGCCACCCAGCCCCAGGTGCGTCCGCTCAGCCAGGATCCGGCCTCGGGGACGGGGATCTCATCGCCCACCGCCGGCTCGCCAGCAGGCAGGGGAACCCGCCGGAACTCGCCCGCGGGGGTGAGGACAATCCCGG encodes:
- a CDS encoding anti-sigma-I factor RsgI family protein, which codes for MQKGILLEVEGRTGIVLTPAGEFRRVPLPAGEPAVGDEIPVPEAGSWLSGRTWGWVAAAAAVLLLLLPPVGYWQWSLAQPAALIVIDINPSIQLTANGRRLVIAAEGLNPDGQEVLDEVAWRRKPVEDVAAAIATRAVALGKLNPVSEASAVVMAVAPLSDRGLPDVLSQRIVERSRTALQTVVAAQAESLGEAPRTGVAVLPATAAEVEEARKQDLTLPRLILLEELQAEHPEVTAEAIRTAPPGTFLKELGVSPSEILSRAEQRRSEAVPATGSGGSGGDADGAGAGKSGRGNPGPGNAGRSDREDGADGPQSGKGNEKNPGKGSEKDPGKGNQAISGWWNQILPGNWNLGNLGWWNQDNPGKNGKAKEDDRGKGNEKNQGKGNEKNQGMGNPSNSGKDNPSNSGKGTPGNSGKSNPSNSGKGNQSNSNQSNQGGSGRDSQSNPGKGDLKDPGKANSDRDDRGKGNRNGPGQGPQSNPGIPGKGNQGTPGKGSQDNPGKGNQGTPGKGSQDNPGRGNQDTPGRGNQDAPGKGSQGTPGRGNQDPPGRGNQDAPGRGNQDPPGRGNQDAPGKGNQDAPGKGSQGTPGKGDEDNRGQGNPGKGNQDNRGRGSQSNPGRGNQSTPVRWGPDGPGQGSPAWWNLWSW